A window of the Virgibacillus pantothenticus genome harbors these coding sequences:
- a CDS encoding siderophore ABC transporter substrate-binding protein, with amino-acid sequence MKKTLFFLFASLLVLTLAACGSNSDDKESSNSKGADSKEAEAETIEIKQELGDTEVPKNPEKVVVFDFGVLDSLDKLGIEVAGVAKGGVIPSYLEKYESDDYENVGSLKEPDFEKIAEIDPDVIFISGRQSAVYDQLAELAPTVFLGVDTTNYMESFKANMNTLGEIFDKQSEIEEELAAIDSSIEELNKKAQDMDQKALITLANDDKISAYGPKSRFGIIHDVFGVPAVDENIEASTHGMNVSFEYVMEQDPDLLYVIDRSAAIGEEPAAKNIVENDLVKETKAFKNDNIAYLDPEFWYLSGGGLVSVQEMIKEIDATLK; translated from the coding sequence TTGAAAAAAACGTTATTCTTTTTATTCGCAAGTCTGCTTGTTTTAACTTTAGCTGCTTGTGGTTCAAATAGTGATGATAAAGAGAGCAGTAATAGTAAAGGGGCTGACTCCAAAGAGGCAGAAGCTGAAACGATCGAAATTAAGCAAGAGTTAGGCGACACAGAAGTGCCAAAAAACCCCGAAAAAGTAGTTGTATTTGACTTTGGTGTACTTGATTCATTGGATAAATTAGGAATTGAAGTTGCTGGTGTAGCAAAAGGTGGCGTAATCCCATCTTATTTAGAAAAATATGAAAGTGATGATTACGAAAATGTTGGAAGCCTAAAAGAACCTGATTTTGAAAAAATTGCTGAAATCGATCCAGATGTTATTTTTATTTCTGGTCGTCAATCTGCTGTCTATGATCAATTAGCAGAACTTGCTCCAACTGTTTTCTTAGGTGTAGATACAACGAATTATATGGAGTCCTTTAAAGCAAACATGAATACATTAGGAGAAATTTTTGATAAGCAATCGGAAATAGAAGAAGAGCTAGCTGCCATTGATTCATCTATAGAAGAACTAAATAAGAAAGCACAAGACATGGATCAAAAAGCGCTTATTACGTTAGCAAACGACGATAAAATTAGTGCTTATGGACCTAAGTCCCGTTTCGGAATCATTCATGATGTGTTTGGCGTACCAGCTGTAGATGAAAACATTGAAGCATCTACGCATGGTATGAATGTTTCCTTTGAATATGTGATGGAGCAGGACCCAGATTTATTATATGTTATTGACCGTAGTGCTGCCATTGGTGAGGAACCAGCAGCAAAGAATATTGTCGAAAATGATTTGGTAAAAGAAACGAAAGCATTTAAAAACGATAATATCGCTTACTTAGATCCAGAATTCTGGTATCTTTCAGGTGGTGGACTTGTTTCTGTTCAAGAAATGATTAAGGAAATAGATGCAACTTTAAAATAA
- a CDS encoding ABC transporter ATP-binding protein: MVDIKNVFKSFNQKKVIEDVSLTIEKGKITSFIGPNGAGKSTLISMVSRLITKDNGDISIDGKDIMKTKNNELAKKISILKQSNSINLKLTVRELVSFGRFPYSQGKLNNYDWEKVDEAIDYMELRDMQDKFLDQLSGGQRQRAHIAMVIAQDTEYILLDEPLNNLDMRHSVQIMKTLRNLVDELGKTVLIVIHDINFASCYSDNIVALKDGKVVKQGRACDVIDKCVLKDIYDMDIDIKNIDDKRICVYF, from the coding sequence ATGGTAGATATTAAAAATGTATTTAAGTCATTTAACCAGAAGAAAGTGATTGAGGATGTATCCCTGACGATTGAGAAGGGAAAGATAACTTCATTCATTGGACCCAATGGTGCAGGAAAGAGTACGTTGATCTCTATGGTTAGTCGCCTCATTACAAAAGATAATGGAGATATCTCGATAGATGGCAAAGACATCATGAAAACGAAAAATAACGAACTTGCAAAAAAGATATCCATTTTAAAGCAATCGAATTCTATTAATTTGAAATTAACGGTGCGTGAGCTCGTGTCCTTTGGGCGTTTTCCATATTCACAAGGTAAATTGAATAATTACGATTGGGAAAAAGTTGACGAGGCGATTGATTATATGGAACTTCGTGATATGCAAGATAAGTTTTTAGATCAGCTTAGTGGTGGACAACGGCAGCGAGCCCATATTGCGATGGTTATTGCCCAGGATACAGAGTATATATTACTAGATGAACCATTAAATAATTTAGATATGCGTCACTCCGTACAAATCATGAAGACGTTGCGTAATTTAGTGGATGAACTTGGAAAAACGGTATTAATTGTAATTCATGATATTAATTTTGCTTCCTGTTATTCGGACAATATTGTTGCTCTAAAGGATGGAAAAGTAGTCAAGCAAGGCAGAGCATGTGATGTCATTGATAAATGTGTATTAAAAGATATTTATGACATGGACATTGATATTAAAAATATTGATGATAAACGAATTTGTGTTTATTTTTAA
- a CDS encoding iron chelate uptake ABC transporter family permease subunit, whose protein sequence is MGYKKKTLILALIAILLTMLYIFYDLTGNIGYILPRRIIKVVAILLTGAAIGFATTIFMTITNNRILTPSVLGLDSLYLLIQTFIIFVVGANSLVMMNSHVNYLISIGGMVVFSLLLYQLLFTSEQNSIYFLLLVGMILGTFFSSITSFMQVLIDPNEFMVAQDRMFASINNVNTDLVYISIGIFVLLIVYLLRYYKYLDVLGLGKDNAINLGVPYGKVVKHLLVIVAVFISMATALVGPLTFLGLLVVNLAYEFLKTFRHFYILIGSMLISIIALIGGQFIVEEVFTFETTISVIINFVGGIYFIYLLLKENKSW, encoded by the coding sequence ATGGGCTATAAAAAGAAAACACTGATTCTCGCATTAATCGCTATATTATTAACAATGCTCTATATATTTTATGATCTAACTGGGAACATAGGTTACATTTTACCAAGACGAATCATTAAAGTTGTTGCTATCTTGTTAACGGGTGCAGCAATTGGTTTTGCTACAACCATTTTTATGACCATTACGAATAACCGTATATTAACACCAAGTGTGTTAGGATTGGACTCCCTTTACTTACTAATCCAAACATTTATTATCTTTGTAGTTGGAGCTAATTCATTGGTAATGATGAATAGTCATGTCAATTACCTCATATCAATTGGAGGAATGGTCGTATTTTCTTTGCTCCTATATCAGTTGCTATTTACAAGTGAGCAAAATAGTATTTATTTTCTTCTCCTTGTAGGAATGATTTTAGGTACTTTTTTCAGCAGCATCACTTCATTTATGCAGGTTTTAATTGATCCGAACGAGTTCATGGTAGCTCAGGATCGAATGTTTGCAAGCATTAACAATGTAAACACAGACTTAGTGTATATATCAATAGGGATTTTTGTTTTACTTATTGTATATCTGTTGCGTTATTATAAATACTTGGATGTACTAGGACTAGGAAAGGATAACGCAATTAATTTAGGGGTACCTTATGGGAAAGTTGTCAAGCATTTACTGGTTATTGTTGCTGTCTTTATTTCCATGGCTACAGCCTTAGTAGGACCATTGACGTTCCTCGGCTTACTTGTTGTCAATTTGGCATATGAATTTTTGAAGACATTCCGCCATTTCTATATTTTAATTGGCTCCATGCTTATAAGTATTATCGCTTTAATCGGTGGGCAATTTATTGTGGAAGAAGTATTTACCTTCGAAACAACGATTAGTGTCATCATTAACTTTGTCGGTGGTATTTACTTTATCTATCTTTTGTTAAAGGAGAATAAATCATGGTAG
- a CDS encoding ABC transporter permease, whose protein sequence is MKIRYLVVMLIILSFVSIFVGVSNISPLDIFNLSEEQAKVLLISRVPRLFSILIAGMSMSICGLIMQQLSRNKFVSPTTAGTLDSARLGILVSMVLFTSANPFEKMLVSFAFALLGTFAFMKILEKIKFKDAIFIPLIGLMFGNIVSSMSTFIAYRYDLIQNISSWMQGDFSMIMTGNYELMFVSIPILIVAFFYANKFTIAGMGEDFSKNLGLNYRQVVNLGLVIVALVTASVVLAVGVIPFLGLIIPNIVTIYQGDHLKKSLLHTALLGAIFVLVCDIIGRVIIYPYEIPISLTVGVIGSGLFIYLLFRRKKYGL, encoded by the coding sequence ATGAAAATACGTTACTTAGTGGTCATGTTGATTATACTTTCCTTTGTATCTATCTTTGTTGGTGTATCGAATATTTCTCCGTTAGATATATTTAATCTATCGGAGGAGCAGGCAAAAGTATTATTGATTTCAAGAGTCCCTAGACTTTTCAGTATTTTAATAGCTGGGATGAGCATGAGTATTTGTGGGCTAATTATGCAGCAGTTAAGCAGAAATAAATTTGTTTCACCCACAACAGCAGGAACATTGGATTCAGCAAGGTTAGGAATATTAGTATCAATGGTGCTATTTACTTCCGCTAATCCATTTGAAAAGATGCTTGTTTCATTTGCCTTTGCATTATTAGGTACATTTGCGTTTATGAAGATACTGGAAAAGATAAAATTTAAAGATGCGATATTTATCCCTTTAATTGGATTAATGTTTGGAAACATTGTTAGCTCTATGTCTACTTTTATAGCATATCGCTACGATTTAATCCAAAACATCTCGTCATGGATGCAAGGAGATTTCTCCATGATCATGACAGGGAATTATGAGCTCATGTTTGTCAGCATTCCAATTTTAATCGTTGCCTTTTTTTATGCGAATAAATTTACTATTGCTGGTATGGGTGAGGACTTTTCCAAGAACTTGGGATTAAATTATCGGCAGGTCGTCAATTTGGGACTTGTGATTGTAGCACTTGTAACCGCCTCAGTTGTCTTGGCAGTAGGAGTTATCCCATTTTTAGGTCTTATCATTCCTAATATTGTAACCATTTATCAAGGAGATCATTTGAAAAAAAGCTTGTTACATACAGCATTGTTAGGAGCAATATTTGTTCTCGTATGTGATATTATTGGCAGGGTTATTATTTATCCATATGAAATTCCGATTAGCTTGACGGTTGGGGTCATCGGTAGTGGATTATTTATTTATCTGCTATTTAGGAGAAAAAAATATGGGCTATAA
- a CDS encoding DsbA family oxidoreductase, whose amino-acid sequence MKWKWGVGMKIEIWSDFVCPFCYIGKRRLEQSLETFANRNDVTVEFKSYQLDPNAEEKPDQNMYEYLAKTKGIPIEQVKQMTKQIEKQAAEAGLTYCFDTMQHTNTFTAHRLVKYAERHEKGNELTEKLMRAFFTDSQLISDHNTLQSIATDVGLDKEAVASVLRSSDYTRNVKADQEQAREIGVQGVPFFVFNEKYALSGAQPVEVFSQALDQVWQEAQTEKKLQSLNPKGSKTTYCTDEGCCEIDEE is encoded by the coding sequence ATGAAATGGAAATGGGGTGTTGGTATGAAGATTGAGATATGGTCCGATTTTGTCTGTCCATTTTGTTATATTGGAAAAAGGAGACTGGAACAATCTTTAGAAACTTTTGCCAATCGGAATGATGTTACGGTAGAATTTAAAAGCTATCAGTTGGATCCAAACGCAGAAGAAAAACCGGATCAAAATATGTATGAATATCTTGCCAAAACAAAAGGGATACCAATAGAACAGGTAAAGCAAATGACTAAACAGATAGAAAAACAAGCAGCAGAAGCAGGACTAACTTACTGTTTTGATACGATGCAACATACGAATACGTTTACGGCTCATCGATTAGTAAAATATGCGGAACGTCACGAAAAAGGAAATGAATTGACTGAGAAACTAATGCGCGCCTTTTTTACGGATTCTCAATTAATAAGTGATCATAACACATTGCAGTCAATAGCCACTGATGTAGGATTGGATAAAGAAGCAGTTGCTTCGGTGTTGCGCAGTAGTGATTACACAAGAAATGTAAAAGCAGATCAAGAGCAAGCGAGGGAGATAGGAGTTCAGGGTGTTCCTTTCTTCGTTTTTAATGAAAAATACGCCCTCTCCGGAGCACAGCCAGTTGAAGTTTTTTCACAGGCACTTGATCAAGTTTGGCAAGAAGCACAAACCGAAAAGAAACTCCAATCATTGAACCCTAAAGGCTCTAAAACGACCTATTGTACAGATGAAGGCTGTTGTGAAATTGACGAAGAGTAG
- a CDS encoding MBL fold metallo-hydrolase: MTSITSGGGVQVKSDVYYYTDQMVNIGFIGYPEKGDWVLVDAGLPHAAPEIKSVVVDRFGKGSKPAAILLTHAHFDHVGGLADLIEEWDVPIYAHPKELPYVRGEKSYPKPDSSVEGGLLAKIADLYPNEPIDLGNAVQALPEDHQVPHLDGWKWIHTPGHTPGHVSFYRESDRLLFSGDAFITVRQDSFYRVLMQSAEVNGPPRYFTTNWDEAYESVRKLAKLEPRVVVSGHGVSMKGEKLTKGLNKLVEHFTDIAVPDHGEYVDKGNNLYH, from the coding sequence ATGACATCGATCACAAGCGGTGGGGGGGTGCAGGTGAAATCAGATGTGTACTATTATACGGATCAAATGGTGAATATTGGATTTATCGGTTATCCGGAAAAAGGAGATTGGGTACTTGTAGATGCTGGATTACCTCATGCTGCACCTGAAATTAAATCTGTTGTGGTTGACCGATTTGGTAAAGGCAGTAAACCTGCAGCAATTCTTTTAACACATGCCCACTTTGACCATGTAGGCGGATTAGCGGACTTAATAGAAGAGTGGGATGTACCTATTTATGCACATCCAAAAGAATTGCCATATGTACGTGGAGAAAAAAGTTATCCAAAACCAGATTCAAGTGTGGAAGGTGGTTTACTAGCAAAAATTGCCGACCTTTATCCGAATGAACCAATTGATCTTGGAAATGCTGTACAGGCCCTTCCAGAAGATCATCAAGTTCCTCATTTAGACGGCTGGAAATGGATACATACACCAGGGCATACGCCTGGCCATGTATCCTTTTATAGAGAGAGTGATCGATTATTATTTTCAGGCGATGCGTTTATTACTGTTCGTCAAGATTCATTTTATCGTGTGCTTATGCAGTCTGCTGAAGTTAATGGACCACCTAGATATTTTACAACGAATTGGGACGAAGCGTATGAGTCTGTACGCAAATTAGCTAAACTAGAGCCAAGAGTTGTCGTGTCAGGTCATGGGGTCAGCATGAAAGGAGAAAAGCTCACAAAAGGCTTGAATAAGCTCGTCGAACATTTTACGGATATAGCTGTACCCGATCATGGGGAATATGTGGATAAAGGTAACAACTTATATCATTAA
- a CDS encoding DUF2188 domain-containing protein, with translation MAWTLQDYPASMKNLNEVTRKKAIDIANSMLDEGYDENRAIPIAIEQAKEWRKNASQQEVETYKQTGKPTKRSAEGKKYDNNPERLEEGEHIVSHEDGWAVRSSDGEKPSAVYQTKKEAVERGKEIASNKGTYLIIHRQDGTIEERYTY, from the coding sequence ATGGCTTGGACTTTACAAGATTATCCTGCTTCGATGAAAAATTTAAATGAAGTAACGAGAAAAAAAGCAATTGATATTGCTAATTCCATGCTTGACGAGGGTTATGATGAAAATAGGGCTATTCCGATTGCTATCGAACAAGCGAAGGAATGGCGTAAGAACGCCAGTCAACAAGAAGTAGAAACATACAAGCAAACAGGGAAACCAACGAAACGCTCTGCAGAAGGAAAGAAATATGATAATAATCCCGAGCGGTTAGAGGAAGGAGAACATATTGTTAGTCATGAAGATGGCTGGGCTGTACGATCAAGCGATGGCGAAAAACCAAGTGCCGTTTATCAAACAAAAAAAGAAGCAGTGGAGCGAGGCAAAGAAATAGCAAGCAACAAAGGAACGTATCTCATCATTCATCGACAAGATGGGACGATTGAGGAGCGATATACGTACTAA
- the fni gene encoding type 2 isopentenyl-diphosphate Delta-isomerase, producing the protein MEEGINLRKTEHIQLCLTENVEGVNKSTGLEGISFIHNALPEINFADIQISTSFLNKPLQAPFLVSSMTGGSELAAKINQNLALAAEEKGWAVALGSTRALLESDAHQSSFLIRKQAPTVPLIANLGAVQLNYGYGVEEAQRIVDMTEADSLVLHLNSLQEAVQDGGDLNFANLLPKVEEICRNLTVPVGAKEVGFGIDGFVAEKLYSAGVAYIDVAGAGGTSWSQVEKLRSQDPLRKAAAEAFNNWGLPTKDCIVSVRNKLPHTPLVASGGMKTGVDAAKAITIGADVIGFARQLLQAATESAESVITTMEQIELELKMAMFGIGAASLEELKKTRRVSIMGRSLLEQNS; encoded by the coding sequence ATGGAAGAGGGAATTAATCTTAGAAAAACCGAGCATATTCAGCTTTGCTTAACAGAGAATGTAGAAGGTGTAAATAAATCAACAGGATTAGAAGGTATATCATTTATACATAACGCCCTTCCAGAAATTAATTTTGCTGACATTCAAATAAGCACAAGCTTTTTAAATAAACCACTGCAAGCTCCGTTTTTGGTAAGCTCCATGACTGGAGGGTCGGAGCTGGCGGCAAAAATCAATCAGAATTTAGCACTGGCTGCTGAAGAGAAAGGCTGGGCTGTTGCTCTTGGTTCAACTAGAGCTCTGTTAGAAAGTGATGCTCACCAGTCATCTTTCTTAATTCGAAAGCAGGCTCCAACCGTTCCATTAATTGCTAATTTAGGCGCAGTGCAATTAAATTATGGTTATGGCGTTGAGGAAGCACAGCGTATTGTCGATATGACGGAAGCCGATTCGCTCGTTCTCCATCTCAACAGCTTGCAGGAGGCAGTTCAAGATGGCGGGGATTTAAACTTTGCTAATTTATTGCCAAAAGTTGAAGAAATTTGCCGTAATTTAACTGTACCAGTAGGCGCTAAAGAAGTGGGGTTTGGCATCGATGGATTTGTAGCTGAAAAGCTGTATAGTGCCGGAGTAGCATATATTGATGTAGCTGGAGCCGGTGGAACGTCATGGAGCCAGGTGGAAAAGCTACGTTCACAAGATCCACTTCGAAAAGCGGCAGCAGAAGCATTTAATAATTGGGGGCTGCCGACAAAGGATTGTATCGTATCGGTAAGAAATAAACTACCACATACGCCGCTTGTAGCAAGTGGAGGAATGAAAACAGGTGTTGATGCTGCAAAAGCAATTACGATTGGAGCAGATGTCATTGGATTTGCCCGTCAACTGCTACAGGCAGCAACCGAATCGGCTGAATCAGTCATCACAACAATGGAACAAATAGAATTAGAATTGAAAATGGCTATGTTTGGGATTGGAGCAGCGTCATTAGAAGAATTAAAAAAAACGAGGCGCGTATCCATTATGGGCAGGTCGTTATTAGAACAGAACAGCTAG
- a CDS encoding HD domain-containing protein has translation MKQNAKDFATTAHQGQFRKNSKMPYITHPIRVANILEEAGCSEEVVCAAYLHDVVEDNSYTIQDIASRFGKHITFLVCAHTENKSLPWEKRKQHTIHVLQTSNMEVKQLIVADKLDNLLSIEEDLKLLGDAIWDNFNAPVDKQKWYYQSIAAVMYDGVSPKETPSFFKHYEDTVSRVFHSKC, from the coding sequence ATGAAACAAAACGCAAAAGATTTTGCTACTACAGCACATCAGGGACAATTTAGAAAAAATTCAAAAATGCCATATATTACCCACCCTATTCGTGTTGCAAATATACTTGAAGAGGCTGGTTGCAGCGAAGAAGTTGTCTGTGCGGCTTATTTACATGATGTTGTTGAAGATAATTCATATACCATACAAGATATTGCCTCACGATTTGGAAAACACATTACTTTTCTAGTATGTGCGCATACTGAAAATAAATCTTTACCTTGGGAGAAGCGCAAACAGCATACAATTCATGTACTGCAAACTTCGAATATGGAAGTAAAGCAATTAATTGTTGCAGACAAATTAGATAATTTATTAAGTATTGAGGAAGACTTGAAATTACTTGGAGATGCCATATGGGATAACTTTAACGCTCCTGTTGACAAACAGAAGTGGTATTATCAATCAATTGCAGCAGTTATGTATGATGGGGTATCCCCAAAGGAAACCCCATCTTTTTTTAAACACTATGAAGATACAGTATCCCGTGTCTTTCATTCTAAGTGTTAA
- the rsgA gene encoding ribosome small subunit-dependent GTPase A: MNKLVTLGWNENFFKTDDPAIIARVITVQRSSYRISDGEMEYLAHISGKFLNKANNPMDFPTVGDWVIVDKLKLEQKAVIHQILPRKSQLVRQAAGSKTEAQLVAANLDTIFIVSSLNDDLNIRRMERYIVAVYESGASPVIVLTKKDEYPEEQLPELISQMESVAIGIPIIVVSSVTGEGIQDLRAYLNPAETVALIGSSGVGKSTLVNVLLEQNVQKTKDIRSDDSRGRHTTTHREMFVLTNGSLLIDTPGMRELQLWDGEEAVDAAFEDVEDFASACFFKDCQHDTEPGCRVREALDSGELSQERFDSYQKLLRELAFEKRKQDQKAQLEEKNKWKQRSKNAKAAYQQRGFK; encoded by the coding sequence TTGAATAAATTAGTGACACTAGGATGGAATGAAAATTTTTTCAAAACGGATGATCCAGCTATTATTGCCCGGGTAATAACAGTTCAAAGAAGTAGTTACCGGATTTCAGATGGTGAAATGGAGTACCTTGCTCACATAAGTGGAAAGTTTTTAAATAAGGCAAATAACCCAATGGACTTTCCTACAGTTGGTGACTGGGTTATTGTAGATAAACTGAAGTTGGAGCAAAAGGCGGTTATTCATCAAATTTTGCCAAGAAAGAGTCAACTCGTTCGACAAGCGGCTGGGAGTAAAACCGAAGCTCAACTAGTTGCAGCAAATTTAGATACAATATTCATCGTAAGTTCACTAAATGATGATCTTAATATACGTCGTATGGAACGATATATTGTAGCTGTTTATGAAAGTGGCGCCTCCCCTGTTATCGTTTTAACGAAAAAAGATGAATATCCGGAAGAACAGTTGCCAGAGTTGATTTCTCAAATGGAGTCAGTTGCTATCGGTATCCCTATTATAGTTGTAAGCAGTGTTACAGGAGAGGGAATACAAGATTTAAGGGCATACTTGAATCCTGCTGAAACGGTTGCTTTAATAGGTTCTTCCGGAGTAGGGAAATCTACCTTAGTGAATGTTCTATTAGAGCAAAATGTACAGAAGACAAAAGATATACGATCAGATGATAGCAGAGGGAGACATACAACAACCCACAGGGAAATGTTTGTGTTAACGAATGGTTCATTGTTAATTGATACTCCCGGAATGCGTGAACTACAGCTGTGGGACGGAGAAGAGGCTGTAGATGCAGCTTTTGAAGATGTAGAGGATTTTGCTAGCGCCTGCTTTTTTAAAGATTGTCAACATGATACAGAACCTGGCTGCCGTGTGCGGGAAGCTCTTGACTCTGGGGAACTGTCGCAGGAACGTTTTGATAGTTATCAGAAACTATTACGAGAATTGGCATTTGAAAAAAGAAAGCAAGACCAAAAAGCCCAGCTTGAAGAGAAAAATAAGTGGAAGCAGCGGTCTAAAAATGCAAAAGCTGCCTACCAACAACGTGGATTTAAGTAG
- a CDS encoding aldo/keto reductase encodes MQYITLNSGLRMPQLGFGVWQVPDEEATAAVEKALETGYRSIDTAKIYENERGVGKALANSSVAREDLFITTKVWNSDQGFENTLRAFEESLEKLGLDYVDLYLIHWPTPEYDQYVETYKALEKLYQDGRAKAIGVCNFNMEHLQRLMDECDVVPAVNQVECHPYLQQKKLKDFCDQHHIYMEAWSPLMQGGKVLHDAVITKIAEAHQKTPAQVVLRWHLQANHIVIPKSVTPSRIEQNFAVFDFELTTEEMAAIAEIDRDERTGPEPSEMNMR; translated from the coding sequence ATGCAGTATATTACATTGAACAGTGGCTTACGTATGCCGCAGCTCGGTTTTGGTGTGTGGCAAGTACCAGATGAAGAAGCAACGGCAGCAGTTGAAAAAGCACTTGAAACCGGTTATCGCTCCATTGATACAGCTAAAATTTACGAAAATGAACGTGGGGTAGGGAAAGCGTTAGCTAACAGCTCTGTTGCTCGTGAAGATTTATTTATTACAACAAAGGTTTGGAATAGCGATCAAGGCTTTGAGAACACGCTTCGTGCTTTTGAAGAAAGTCTAGAAAAGCTTGGATTAGATTATGTAGACTTATATTTGATTCATTGGCCAACCCCGGAATATGACCAATATGTAGAAACGTACAAGGCTTTGGAAAAGTTGTACCAAGACGGACGAGCCAAAGCAATTGGAGTTTGCAATTTTAATATGGAACATTTGCAGCGATTAATGGACGAGTGTGACGTTGTTCCAGCAGTCAACCAAGTTGAATGCCATCCTTATCTACAGCAAAAAAAATTAAAAGATTTCTGCGACCAGCATCATATATATATGGAAGCTTGGAGTCCGTTAATGCAGGGTGGGAAGGTGCTTCATGACGCGGTTATTACAAAAATTGCTGAAGCGCATCAAAAAACACCAGCGCAAGTTGTACTGCGTTGGCATCTGCAAGCAAATCACATTGTTATACCGAAATCTGTCACACCATCTCGTATTGAGCAAAATTTTGCAGTGTTTGATTTTGAACTTACAACAGAGGAAATGGCTGCTATTGCTGAAATAGACCGCGATGAACGAACAGGCCCTGAACCGAGTGAAATGAATATGCGATAA